In one Bacillus sp. PK3_68 genomic region, the following are encoded:
- a CDS encoding sigma 54-interacting transcriptional regulator yields the protein MTLETLLKILDHSSDEIFVLDGEMRILYVNQACERHYGLKPTDVIGKYNIELFEKGYWKPSIVPEVYKRKKPCYMKQQTYIGAELLTSAIPLLNEAGEIELVVITSTESQTYKMFKAKEAAGESNITHFEEEAERIITNSEKIKQIISFCEKVAPTDSTILIEGESGTGKGVLAHFIHRISQRKNGPFLTINCAAIPEELLESELFGYAKGAFTGASKSGKPGLVEAADNGTVFLDEIGEMPLALQAKLLQVIQDKQFIPVGGSETKKVDIRIIAATNQNLVQMVKDKQFREDLFYRLNVIDVHLPPLRERKEDVIPLTYNFLNKFNEKYHTNKVISEECLNTLIHYPWPGNVRQLENLIERLVVISDSVIQVSDLPDMITENAGPLTQLSLPHTLDQALDETKRILIRRSYQMYKSSRKVANDLGISQTKASKLIREYCSDLMS from the coding sequence ATGACACTGGAGACGTTATTAAAAATACTCGATCATTCTTCCGATGAGATTTTTGTACTTGATGGTGAAATGCGGATTCTTTATGTTAATCAGGCGTGTGAACGTCATTATGGATTAAAGCCCACCGATGTAATCGGTAAATATAACATTGAATTGTTCGAAAAAGGGTATTGGAAACCTTCTATTGTTCCTGAGGTGTATAAAAGAAAGAAACCATGCTATATGAAACAGCAAACATATATTGGTGCAGAACTGCTCACATCTGCTATTCCGCTCTTAAATGAAGCAGGGGAGATTGAACTTGTTGTCATAACGTCAACAGAATCACAAACGTATAAAATGTTCAAAGCGAAAGAAGCAGCAGGTGAGTCAAATATAACTCACTTTGAAGAAGAAGCAGAGCGGATCATTACAAATAGCGAAAAGATTAAACAAATCATCTCCTTCTGTGAAAAAGTAGCACCTACAGATTCAACGATTTTGATTGAGGGAGAATCAGGCACAGGAAAAGGAGTGCTTGCCCATTTTATTCATCGAATTAGCCAGCGGAAAAACGGGCCATTTTTAACAATCAATTGTGCTGCTATTCCAGAAGAGTTACTTGAATCCGAACTATTTGGCTATGCAAAAGGGGCATTTACCGGCGCCAGCAAATCTGGAAAGCCCGGCTTGGTCGAGGCGGCGGACAACGGCACTGTGTTTCTCGATGAAATTGGCGAAATGCCTCTTGCTCTTCAAGCTAAACTGCTTCAGGTTATTCAGGATAAGCAATTTATCCCTGTTGGCGGCAGTGAAACAAAAAAAGTCGATATCCGCATTATTGCTGCCACCAATCAGAATCTAGTCCAAATGGTCAAGGACAAACAATTTCGCGAAGATTTGTTTTATCGTCTAAATGTGATTGATGTCCATCTGCCACCGCTCCGCGAGCGAAAAGAAGATGTGATTCCACTGACATATAATTTTTTAAATAAGTTTAACGAAAAATACCATACGAACAAAGTCATTTCAGAAGAATGTCTCAATACTTTGATTCATTATCCATGGCCAGGCAACGTGAGACAATTGGAAAATCTCATTGAACGGCTAGTTGTGATTAGCGACTCTGTCATTCAAGTGTCTGACCTGCCTGATATGATTACGGAAAACGCCGGGCCTCTTACCCAGCTTTCTCTTCCCCACACTCTCGACCAGGCATTGGATGAGACAAAACGGATTCTCATCAGAAGATCTTACCAGATGTATAAATCATCACGAAAAGTCGCCAATGACCTCGGCATCAGTCAGACGAAAGCGTCGAAGCTGATCCGCGAATATTGCAGCGATTTGATGAGCTAG
- a CDS encoding YitT family protein produces MKNVVIILFGSFLVGVAYNFFLIPHEILSSGLSGVAIMFGLITPLNTGVVNLILNLPLLIIGLIKLGRRFISYTILSVVTISFSLYVIPIVEVSTEPILSALFGGVITGAGIGLIFRASGSSGGFDIIAMLLTRKKDFPLGSILTAMNAVVVLASGFIFSWDAALNTLIAIYATGKVVDMIHTNHVKLTLMIITAKGEEVKGKLLANLYRGVTLMNGEGAYTGEGRSILVTVITRYQLTDVKKMIHDADPGAFVNVTQTVEVVGSFHRPS; encoded by the coding sequence ATGAAAAATGTTGTAATCATTCTGTTTGGCTCATTTTTAGTAGGAGTCGCTTACAATTTTTTTCTCATCCCGCACGAGATATTAAGCAGTGGGCTTAGTGGGGTAGCAATTATGTTTGGTCTGATCACTCCTTTAAATACAGGCGTGGTAAACCTGATTTTGAATTTGCCGCTTCTAATTATTGGGTTAATCAAGCTTGGAAGGCGCTTTATCAGCTACACGATTTTATCAGTAGTCACGATTTCATTCAGTCTCTATGTGATACCGATTGTTGAAGTGTCCACAGAGCCTATCTTGTCCGCACTGTTCGGCGGAGTGATTACGGGAGCCGGCATTGGGCTGATCTTCCGGGCTTCTGGTTCATCAGGTGGATTTGATATTATCGCCATGCTTTTGACAAGGAAGAAAGACTTTCCGCTTGGCTCGATTTTAACAGCTATGAATGCTGTAGTCGTCCTGGCTTCTGGATTTATCTTCAGCTGGGATGCTGCGCTCAATACGCTGATTGCCATTTATGCGACAGGAAAAGTGGTTGACATGATTCATACTAACCATGTCAAGCTAACATTAATGATCATTACTGCCAAAGGGGAAGAAGTGAAAGGAAAGCTTCTGGCAAACTTGTATCGCGGTGTTACGCTAATGAACGGAGAAGGAGCCTACACGGGTGAAGGACGGTCCATACTCGTGACGGTTATTACGCGTTATCAGCTTACTGATGTAAAGAAAATGATTCATGATGCTGATCCTGGGGCCTTTGTTAATGTTACCCAGACGGTTGAAGTTGTTGGCTCATTTCACCGGCCTTCCTAG
- a CDS encoding permease prefix domain 1-containing protein — MKSRIKEYIEQVFADFPPSNQLNELKEEVEVNLQERIQEFTNQGMNEEEAFQKAISQLGDVTKVAEDIGIKAHYEVIDHMYNKKPLPKVHVFGYVISIGILLFGMITALLVHLRMEEYYITISTLFPFALVSISALVYLGLTQETPHHFGMRPIRAAGYTAATGVLLFGLFTAGIVYFQGSVENGEWVATLLPFAIPSICLYVFLGLTEKDRSKHDQEWMKYTAKYYNPEYQMIRGSISGALWIFAFATFLLIGFIISWKYAWIVFIFATGVEVLIGAIPFKQKKAL, encoded by the coding sequence ATGAAGAGCAGGATCAAGGAATATATTGAACAAGTATTTGCTGATTTTCCTCCCTCCAATCAGCTTAATGAATTAAAGGAGGAAGTAGAGGTTAATCTGCAGGAGAGGATTCAGGAATTTACTAATCAGGGGATGAACGAAGAAGAGGCGTTTCAGAAAGCAATCAGCCAGCTTGGCGATGTGACGAAGGTAGCTGAAGACATCGGCATAAAAGCTCATTATGAAGTTATTGATCATATGTATAATAAAAAACCGCTCCCTAAAGTCCATGTGTTTGGCTATGTCATTAGCATTGGAATTTTACTGTTCGGGATGATTACGGCACTGCTTGTCCATTTGCGGATGGAAGAATACTACATTACTATTTCCACCTTGTTTCCATTTGCCCTTGTATCGATCAGTGCGCTTGTTTATTTAGGGTTGACTCAAGAAACTCCACATCATTTTGGAATGAGACCGATCCGGGCAGCAGGCTATACAGCAGCGACGGGAGTTTTACTGTTTGGCTTATTTACCGCTGGTATTGTTTATTTTCAAGGGAGTGTAGAAAATGGTGAGTGGGTTGCTACGTTGCTTCCATTTGCTATTCCTTCCATCTGCCTTTACGTGTTTCTTGGACTGACAGAAAAGGACCGCAGCAAACACGACCAAGAGTGGATGAAGTATACAGCCAAGTATTATAATCCGGAATATCAAATGATACGAGGGAGTATCTCGGGTGCTTTATGGATTTTTGCCTTTGCTACCTTTCTTCTCATTGGTTTTATTATTAGTTGGAAGTACGCGTGGATCGTATTTATTTTTGCGACAGGTGTAGAGGTATTGATCGGAGCCATTCCTTTCAAACAGAAAAAAGCTTTATAA